From one Staphylococcus kloosii genomic stretch:
- the pxpA gene encoding 5-oxoprolinase subunit PxpA, whose amino-acid sequence MKVDLNCDLGESFGNYKIGNDENIIPVITSANIACGFHAGDAQVMNNTVKLAHENNIGIGAHPGLPDLQGFGRRNMDLSPQEIYDTVIYQLGAISGFCAIHNAKLNHVKPHGALYQMGARDEEIAHAIAQAVHDFDASLIFVGLSNTLLISKAKELGLQTASEVFADRRYEANGQLVSRKESDALITDTEEAISQVISMVKDQQVIAKNGEKIAIQADTICVHGDGAHAFEFVSQIRERFSKEGISISTLGG is encoded by the coding sequence ATGAAAGTAGATTTAAATTGTGATTTAGGTGAATCATTTGGTAATTACAAGATAGGTAATGATGAAAATATCATACCGGTAATAACTTCGGCGAATATTGCTTGTGGATTCCATGCAGGTGATGCTCAGGTTATGAATAATACAGTTAAATTAGCACATGAAAATAATATTGGAATTGGTGCTCATCCAGGACTACCCGATTTACAAGGATTTGGTAGACGCAATATGGATTTATCACCTCAAGAAATTTATGATACCGTAATTTATCAACTTGGTGCAATTTCTGGTTTCTGTGCGATTCATAATGCAAAATTAAATCATGTTAAGCCTCATGGTGCGCTATATCAAATGGGTGCTAGAGATGAAGAAATAGCTCATGCAATTGCACAAGCAGTTCATGATTTTGATGCTTCTTTAATATTTGTTGGTTTATCTAACACATTATTAATTTCTAAGGCAAAAGAATTAGGCTTACAAACTGCGTCTGAAGTTTTTGCTGATAGACGATATGAAGCAAATGGCCAATTAGTAAGTAGAAAAGAATCTGATGCTTTAATCACAGATACTGAAGAAGCCATTAGTCAAGTTATTTCAATGGTTAAAGATCAACAAGTGATTGCAAAAAATGGCGAGAAAATTGCAATTCAAGCCGATACTATTTGTGTGCATGGCGATGGCGCACATGCTTTTGAATTTGTATCACAAATAAGAGAAAGATTCTCGAAAGAAGGTATTTCTATTTCGACTTTAGGAGGATAA
- a CDS encoding NRAMP family divalent metal transporter — MGKKLAKKDGDFQFTKNHKRLLLGSVFLMATSAIGPAFLTQTAVFTAQFAASFAFAILLSIIIDIGAQINIWRVLVVTGKRGQEVANDIVKGLGTFISILIAIGGLAFNIGNIAGAGLGLNAIFGLDVKWGAAITAILSIAIFISKSGQKIMDVVSMVLGALMIVVVAFVMFKAHPPYGDALKHVVMPEHPIALVLPIITLVGGTVGGYITFAGAHRILDSGIEGKSFLPFVNKAAIAGILTTGVLRTLLFLGVLGVVVTGATLSSDNPPASVFEHVLGPIGKNIFGVVLFAAAMSSVIGSAYTSSTFLKTLHKSLFNKANLMVIAFIVVSTIIFLFVGKPVSLLIIAGALNGLILPITLGTILIASKRKSIVGDYKHPNWMLWFGILAVIVTIVTGIFSLQSLGTLFGS; from the coding sequence ATGGGGAAGAAATTAGCAAAAAAAGATGGGGATTTTCAGTTCACAAAAAATCATAAACGTCTATTGTTAGGTTCAGTATTTTTAATGGCTACTTCTGCGATAGGTCCAGCATTTCTAACACAAACAGCTGTATTTACAGCACAATTTGCAGCAAGTTTTGCTTTTGCAATACTGTTATCAATCATTATTGATATTGGTGCGCAAATTAATATTTGGCGTGTGTTAGTCGTTACTGGTAAAAGGGGGCAAGAAGTAGCAAACGATATTGTTAAAGGATTAGGGACTTTTATTTCGATATTAATCGCCATAGGTGGTCTCGCTTTCAATATTGGTAATATCGCAGGTGCAGGCTTAGGTCTAAATGCAATATTCGGTTTAGACGTTAAATGGGGCGCTGCTATTACGGCAATACTTTCAATCGCTATTTTTATTAGTAAAAGCGGTCAAAAGATTATGGATGTCGTTTCTATGGTCTTAGGAGCTTTAATGATTGTAGTCGTTGCCTTTGTTATGTTTAAAGCACATCCTCCTTATGGAGATGCATTGAAGCATGTCGTAATGCCAGAACATCCAATCGCTTTAGTGTTACCAATTATTACATTAGTTGGCGGAACAGTCGGCGGTTATATTACATTTGCTGGTGCCCACAGAATATTAGATTCAGGTATTGAAGGAAAATCATTTTTACCGTTCGTTAATAAAGCTGCCATTGCAGGTATTTTAACAACTGGTGTATTACGTACATTATTATTCCTTGGTGTACTAGGTGTAGTAGTTACAGGTGCAACATTAAGTTCTGATAATCCTCCTGCATCAGTATTCGAACACGTTTTAGGACCTATAGGTAAAAATATCTTTGGTGTTGTGTTATTTGCTGCTGCTATGTCATCAGTAATTGGATCAGCATACACAAGTTCAACATTCTTAAAAACATTGCATAAATCATTGTTTAATAAAGCCAATTTAATGGTTATTGCTTTTATCGTAGTATCTACAATTATCTTCTTATTTGTTGGTAAACCAGTGTCGTTATTAATTATTGCTGGCGCATTAAATGGATTAATCTTACCAATTACATTAGGTACTATTCTAATTGCAAGTAAACGTAAGTCTATCGTTGGCGATTACAAACACCCTAACTGGATGCTTTGGTTCGGTATTTTAGCAGTGATTGTAACAATTGTTACAGGTATTTTCTCACTGCAAAGTTTAGGAACTTTATTCGGTTCATAA
- a CDS encoding 5'-methylthioadenosine/adenosylhomocysteine nucleosidase translates to MIGIIGAMEEEVAILKDKLTQLEEVTIAHVKFYKGNLNDAPVVLTQSGIGKVNVAMSTTLLIENFKPSKIINTGSAGALDEELKVGDVVVSEALAYHDADATAFGYQFGQIPQMPAVFEADKTLLTQSIEAIKASNLPAKTGLIVSGDSFIGSNEQRIQIKQNFADALAVEMEATAIAQTCYQFKVPFVVTRAISDLANGEAEMSFDEFLKTAARSSSEIVERLIKTI, encoded by the coding sequence ATGATAGGTATAATAGGAGCAATGGAAGAAGAAGTTGCAATACTAAAAGATAAATTAACTCAATTAGAAGAAGTGACAATCGCGCATGTGAAGTTTTATAAAGGAAACTTAAATGACGCACCTGTAGTCTTAACTCAAAGTGGTATTGGAAAAGTAAATGTAGCGATGTCTACGACACTATTAATAGAAAATTTTAAACCATCTAAAATAATAAATACTGGCTCAGCTGGTGCTCTAGATGAAGAACTTAAAGTCGGCGATGTTGTCGTCAGTGAGGCTTTAGCATATCATGATGCAGATGCAACTGCTTTTGGTTATCAATTTGGACAAATACCACAAATGCCTGCAGTTTTTGAAGCAGACAAAACACTATTAACACAATCAATCGAAGCGATTAAAGCGTCTAATTTGCCTGCCAAAACAGGACTAATAGTAAGTGGTGATAGTTTTATAGGTTCTAATGAACAACGTATACAAATAAAACAAAATTTTGCTGATGCCTTAGCTGTAGAGATGGAAGCAACGGCAATTGCACAAACTTGTTATCAATTTAAAGTACCTTTCGTTGTGACTAGAGCAATTTCTGATTTAGCGAATGGAGAAGCAGAAATGAGTTTTGATGAATTTTTAAAAACTGCTGCACGTTCTTCAAGTGAAATAGTAGAAAGATTAATTAAAACAATTTAA
- a CDS encoding YqeG family HAD IIIA-type phosphatase: MGIFKKYFMPNEYVQSIFQIDIEKLAASGVKGIITDLDNTLVGWDVEAPTEEVRAWFKKANDLGITITIVSNNNEQRVGSFSQSLDVDFIFKARKPMGKAFIKATNHMQLKPEEIVVIGDQMLTDVFGGKRRGLFTIMVVPVKQTDGFITKFNRIIERRLLQHFRKKGYITWEEY; the protein is encoded by the coding sequence ATGGGAATTTTCAAGAAATATTTTATGCCAAATGAATATGTGCAATCTATATTTCAAATTGATATAGAAAAACTTGCTGCTTCTGGAGTTAAAGGTATTATAACTGATTTAGATAATACATTAGTTGGTTGGGACGTTGAAGCACCGACAGAAGAAGTTAGAGCATGGTTTAAAAAAGCTAATGACTTAGGTATTACAATTACTATCGTTTCTAACAACAATGAACAACGCGTTGGTAGTTTCTCTCAATCTTTAGATGTAGATTTTATTTTTAAAGCGCGTAAACCTATGGGTAAAGCGTTTATAAAAGCGACGAATCATATGCAATTAAAACCAGAGGAAATCGTAGTAATAGGGGATCAAATGCTTACTGATGTATTCGGCGGCAAAAGAAGAGGACTATTCACTATTATGGTAGTACCAGTAAAACAAACGGATGGATTTATTACTAAATTCAATAGAATAATTGAACGTAGATTACTCCAGCACTTTAGAAAAAAAGGCTATATCACATGGGAGGAATATTGA
- the yqeH gene encoding ribosome biogenesis GTPase YqeH has translation MSETEELKCIGCGATLQSEDPNAAGYVPEYNLFREDVVCKRCFRLKNYNEVQDVGMNSEDFLDLLNGLADKKGIVVNVVDIFDFEGSFINALKRIVGNKKVILAANKLDLLPKQINKRRVKEWLKKTARKYGLEAEEVTLISADKGWGIEELMSTIEQKRNQQDVYIVGTTNVGKSTLINKLIEQSVGEKDIVTTSRFPGTTLDMIDIPLDETTFMYDTPGIIQDHQMTHYVTEKELKTIMPKNEIKQRVYQLNEGQTLFFGGLARIDYVSGGKRPLVCYFSNELNIHRTKTENANDLWRKQLGAVLSPPKDSQNFDLANVKAVRLETGKEKRDVMISGLGFITIEAGAKVIVRVPKNVDVVLRNSIM, from the coding sequence TTGTCAGAAACTGAAGAACTAAAATGTATCGGTTGCGGTGCAACATTGCAATCTGAAGATCCAAATGCAGCTGGTTATGTGCCAGAATATAACTTATTTAGAGAAGATGTTGTTTGTAAAAGATGTTTTAGATTAAAAAACTATAATGAAGTACAAGATGTTGGAATGAATAGCGAAGACTTTTTAGATTTATTAAATGGTCTAGCAGATAAAAAAGGTATCGTTGTCAATGTCGTCGATATTTTTGACTTTGAAGGGTCATTTATTAATGCCTTAAAACGTATCGTTGGTAATAAGAAAGTTATATTAGCTGCTAATAAATTAGATTTGTTACCTAAACAAATTAATAAAAGAAGAGTTAAAGAATGGCTGAAAAAAACTGCAAGAAAATACGGTTTAGAAGCTGAAGAAGTTACACTAATTTCTGCAGATAAAGGTTGGGGCATTGAAGAATTAATGTCTACAATCGAGCAAAAACGTAATCAGCAAGATGTTTATATTGTAGGGACAACAAACGTTGGTAAATCTACGCTTATTAATAAACTCATTGAACAAAGTGTAGGAGAAAAAGATATCGTTACAACTTCTCGCTTCCCAGGAACAACTTTAGATATGATAGATATTCCTTTAGATGAAACAACATTTATGTATGATACGCCAGGTATTATACAAGATCATCAAATGACGCATTATGTTACTGAAAAAGAACTTAAAACAATCATGCCTAAAAATGAAATTAAACAACGTGTCTACCAACTTAATGAAGGTCAAACTTTATTCTTTGGTGGTTTAGCACGTATTGATTACGTTAGTGGTGGCAAACGACCTCTCGTTTGTTACTTTTCAAACGAATTAAACATTCATAGAACTAAAACAGAAAACGCTAATGATTTATGGCGCAAACAACTTGGTGCAGTATTATCACCACCAAAAGATAGTCAAAATTTTGATTTAGCAAATGTTAAAGCTGTTAGATTAGAAACTGGTAAAGAAAAACGTGATGTTATGATTTCAGGTCTTGGTTTTATTACAATAGAAGCAGGAGCAAAAGTTATCGTTAGAGTACCGAAGAATGTAGATGTAGTGTTAAGAAATTCAATTATGTAA
- the aroE gene encoding shikimate dehydrogenase — protein MKYAVIGSPIDHSLSPVMHNANFKALGLEYDYEALNIDPSNFDSIKEIIKKQNLSGFNITIPHKENIIPYLDEIDEQSKTVGAVNTVKINDNKWIGYNTDGIGYVEGLKTVYPDLSNAYILIIGAGGASKGITNELMKHVNPKITVANRTLSRFDNWQMNINKIGLNDAEKALSEFDIIINTTPVGMNNNSDLVINLDNLAPHTLVSDIVYIPFKTPILKAAEAKGNPIQNGLDMFVNQGAESFKIWTDLTPNYDVMKDTVLNHL, from the coding sequence ATGAAATATGCAGTAATAGGTAGCCCAATAGATCATTCATTATCTCCAGTAATGCATAATGCGAATTTTAAAGCACTTGGCTTAGAATACGACTATGAGGCTCTGAATATTGATCCTAGTAACTTTGATTCGATAAAAGAAATTATTAAAAAGCAAAATCTCTCAGGTTTTAATATTACAATTCCGCATAAAGAAAATATTATACCTTATCTCGATGAAATAGATGAACAATCAAAAACGGTTGGCGCTGTAAATACAGTGAAAATAAACGACAATAAATGGATTGGTTATAATACGGATGGTATTGGCTATGTCGAAGGGTTAAAAACTGTTTATCCTGACTTATCAAATGCGTATATTTTAATAATAGGCGCGGGTGGAGCAAGCAAAGGCATTACTAATGAATTGATGAAGCATGTTAATCCTAAAATTACAGTAGCCAATCGAACACTTAGTAGATTTGATAATTGGCAAATGAATATTAATAAAATCGGTTTAAATGATGCAGAAAAAGCATTATCTGAATTTGATATCATAATTAATACAACGCCCGTCGGCATGAATAACAATAGTGATTTAGTGATTAATTTGGATAATCTAGCACCTCATACTTTAGTGAGTGATATCGTTTATATTCCATTTAAAACACCCATTTTAAAAGCAGCAGAAGCAAAAGGAAATCCAATACAAAACGGCTTAGACATGTTCGTAAACCAAGGTGCAGAAAGTTTTAAAATTTGGACAGATTTAACACCAAATTATGACGTTATGAAAGACACGGTATTAAACCATTTATAA
- the yhbY gene encoding ribosome assembly RNA-binding protein YhbY: MLTGKQKRFLRSKAHNVDPTFQIGKAGINDNMVEQLVDILENRELIKIHVLQNNFEDKNDLAQEVSQKTNSEIVQVIGSMIVLYKESQDNKTIELP; encoded by the coding sequence ATGTTAACGGGTAAACAAAAAAGATTTTTAAGAAGTAAGGCACATAATGTTGATCCAACTTTCCAAATTGGTAAAGCTGGTATTAACGACAATATGGTCGAGCAATTAGTTGATATTTTAGAAAACAGAGAATTAATTAAAATACACGTATTACAAAATAATTTTGAAGATAAAAATGATTTGGCACAAGAAGTGAGTCAAAAAACGAATAGCGAAATCGTACAAGTTATCGGGTCAATGATTGTTCTTTACAAAGAATCACAAGATAATAAAACAATAGAATTACCATAA
- a CDS encoding nicotinate-nucleotide adenylyltransferase: protein MTNSIVIYGGQFNPIHTAHLLVASEVNNLLTPDKFYFMPSHMSPLKTHEDYLDARYRVKMIENSIKELGFGELCLDEIEREGQSYTYDTITRIVNKNPNSKIYVVIGTDQYDQLDKWYKIDELMQYITFVIVNRYKETQEVEDNMIAINIPRMDISSTMIRERVKNKQSIQILVPQSVEQYIREERLYEN, encoded by the coding sequence ATGACTAATTCTATTGTTATTTATGGTGGCCAATTTAACCCGATACACACTGCACATTTGCTAGTCGCAAGTGAAGTGAATAACTTATTAACACCAGACAAATTTTATTTTATGCCGAGCCATATGTCTCCGCTCAAAACACATGAAGATTATCTTGATGCACGTTATAGAGTGAAAATGATTGAAAACTCAATTAAAGAACTTGGATTTGGTGAACTTTGTTTAGACGAAATCGAAAGAGAAGGACAAAGCTATACGTATGATACAATTACGCGTATTGTTAATAAAAATCCAAATAGTAAAATTTACGTCGTTATCGGTACCGATCAGTATGATCAATTAGATAAATGGTACAAAATTGATGAACTAATGCAATATATTACATTTGTCATTGTGAATAGATATAAGGAAACACAAGAGGTAGAAGATAATATGATAGCCATTAATATCCCACGTATGGATATTAGTTCTACAATGATTAGAGAACGCGTTAAAAATAAACAATCTATTCAAATTCTTGTCCCTCAAAGTGTTGAACAATATATTAGAGAGGAACGATTGTATGAAAATTGA
- the yqeK gene encoding bis(5'-nucleosyl)-tetraphosphatase (symmetrical) YqeK, translating into MKIDSAVELVKEKLPEKRFIHSMNVAKTAVKLAEIYDGDPQKAELAGVLHDYCKYDDLGTMYQIVTQNGLDSNLLSYGSEILHGPVAAVIMNKDYGVNDEEVLLAIKNHTTGRAQMTKTEKLVFIADYIEPGRQTPGVEEIRDLAYNQGSLDKTIYEISKRTVLHLISKDINVYDATIACLNYYNYSDERIKDD; encoded by the coding sequence ATGAAAATTGATAGTGCTGTTGAATTAGTTAAAGAAAAGTTACCAGAAAAACGTTTTATACACTCAATGAATGTGGCGAAGACAGCTGTTAAGCTTGCAGAAATATACGATGGTGACCCACAGAAAGCTGAATTAGCTGGTGTTTTACACGATTATTGTAAATATGATGATTTGGGGACTATGTATCAAATCGTTACTCAAAATGGCTTAGACAGTAATTTATTGAGTTATGGTTCTGAGATATTACACGGGCCAGTGGCCGCCGTTATTATGAATAAAGACTATGGAGTCAACGATGAGGAAGTTTTATTAGCCATCAAAAACCATACAACTGGCCGTGCGCAAATGACTAAAACTGAAAAATTAGTTTTTATTGCTGATTATATTGAACCGGGTCGACAAACACCTGGCGTTGAAGAAATAAGAGATTTAGCATACAATCAAGGTAGTTTAGATAAAACAATTTATGAGATATCTAAACGCACAGTACTACATTTGATTAGTAAGGATATAAACGTATATGACGCTACAATTGCTTGTTTAAATTATTATAATTATAGTGATGAAAGAATAAAGGATGATTAA
- the rsfS gene encoding ribosome silencing factor: MNSDQLLKLAIQATEDKKAEDIISIDMRGISDMTDYFVVCHGNNDRQVQAIAKAVKDAAHEAEIEVKRMEGYNEARWVLIDLADVVIHVFHKDERDYYNIEKLYQDAPIETYRQAVY, encoded by the coding sequence ATGAATTCAGATCAATTATTAAAATTAGCCATTCAGGCTACAGAAGATAAAAAAGCAGAAGATATAATTTCAATCGACATGCGAGGAATCAGTGATATGACTGATTATTTCGTTGTTTGTCATGGGAATAACGACCGTCAAGTTCAAGCTATTGCAAAAGCTGTAAAAGACGCTGCGCACGAAGCTGAAATTGAAGTTAAACGTATGGAAGGATATAACGAGGCGCGTTGGGTATTAATAGATTTAGCTGACGTTGTTATCCATGTGTTCCATAAAGACGAACGTGATTATTATAATATCGAAAAATTATATCAAGACGCACCAATCGAAACTTATAGACAGGCAGTTTATTAA
- a CDS encoding class I SAM-dependent DNA methyltransferase — protein sequence MSQYEGLSLFYDQLTFDQPYESWLKIVEHFAPHHHSLLDIGCGTGNLTTLLTQFDNVTGMDLSVDMLSLAANKAHNINWIEGDMTDFTLNSKFDVITIFCDSLNYLADLEDVKATFTNVYQHLEDNGVLMFDVHTINKFDSLFNNQSYIDETDEVFLGWDAIRGEEPYSVWHDMSFFMKQSNDLYQRFDESHYQRTFTEDTYKKLLNDIGFTNITTFVDFDINNHDENGNRLFFIVNK from the coding sequence ATGTCACAGTATGAAGGCTTAAGTTTATTTTATGATCAATTAACTTTTGACCAACCTTACGAGTCTTGGTTAAAAATCGTTGAACATTTTGCGCCACATCACCATTCTCTATTAGATATAGGATGTGGCACAGGAAACTTAACAACTTTATTGACGCAGTTTGATAACGTCACAGGTATGGACCTAAGTGTAGATATGTTATCATTGGCTGCAAATAAAGCTCATAATATTAATTGGATCGAAGGAGACATGACTGATTTCACATTAAATTCAAAATTTGATGTCATTACTATCTTCTGTGATTCATTAAATTATTTAGCTGATTTAGAAGATGTTAAGGCGACATTTACAAATGTCTATCAACATTTAGAAGATAACGGTGTATTGATGTTTGATGTGCACACGATAAATAAATTCGACTCATTGTTTAATAACCAAAGTTATATAGACGAAACTGATGAAGTATTTTTAGGTTGGGATGCTATTAGAGGTGAAGAGCCCTATAGTGTTTGGCACGATATGTCTTTCTTTATGAAGCAATCCAATGACTTATATCAAAGATTCGACGAAAGTCATTATCAACGAACATTCACCGAAGATACTTATAAAAAATTATTAAATGACATTGGTTTTACTAATATTACTACTTTTGTAGATTTCGATATTAATAACCATGATGAAAATGGAAATAGACTATTTTTTATCGTAAATAAATAA
- a CDS encoding ComEA family DNA-binding protein — protein MSQWLVQLRSALLKKRYLIFIFCLSVIAIIILAFSSFGKTNISHYSNIEMKNQHDNLKKHTTIAAQQNTKIKQPEIIYVDIKGAVKYPNVYQMKSTDRVKQLLDKAQPTNDAELSTVNLAEKLLDQKLVIIPSKNDKVNALNTNLTSTHQPPNKNAKSPVNLNTATIDELKSINGIGESKAQAIINYREQHGQFDSIEKLKEVKGIGAKTYEKLQAEFTL, from the coding sequence ATGTCTCAATGGTTAGTACAACTAAGGTCAGCTTTATTAAAGAAACGATATTTAATTTTTATATTTTGCCTAAGTGTTATAGCAATTATAATTTTAGCTTTCTCAAGCTTTGGTAAAACAAATATATCGCATTATTCTAATATAGAGATGAAAAATCAGCATGATAATTTAAAAAAGCATACAACTATTGCTGCACAACAAAACACTAAAATTAAACAGCCTGAAATTATATATGTAGATATCAAAGGGGCAGTTAAATATCCCAACGTTTATCAAATGAAATCCACTGATAGGGTAAAACAACTTTTAGATAAAGCTCAACCCACTAATGATGCCGAGTTATCTACAGTTAATCTTGCTGAGAAATTATTAGATCAAAAATTAGTGATAATACCAAGTAAAAATGATAAAGTAAATGCATTAAATACTAATTTAACTTCTACTCATCAACCACCTAATAAAAACGCTAAATCACCAGTTAATTTAAATACAGCAACCATCGATGAACTAAAATCAATCAATGGTATTGGAGAGTCTAAAGCTCAAGCTATTATTAACTATAGAGAACAACATGGGCAGTTTGATAGTATTGAAAAATTAAAAGAAGTCAAAGGTATAGGCGCGAAAACATACGAAAAATTACAAGCAGAATTCACATTATAA
- a CDS encoding ComE operon protein 2: MDRIKWDEYFMAQSQLLALRSTCERLSVGATIVKDNRIIAGGYNGSVTGEVHCIDEGCLVEDGHCIRTIHAEMNALLQCAKQGVSTEGATIYVTHFPCLNCTKSIIQAGITTIYYAEDYHNHAYALKLLDQQNIEYKKIPFNPEHVAQYLLNK, from the coding sequence ATGGACAGAATTAAATGGGACGAATACTTTATGGCTCAAAGCCAACTATTAGCATTACGATCAACTTGTGAGCGATTATCAGTAGGAGCTACAATTGTTAAAGACAATAGAATTATCGCAGGTGGTTATAATGGCTCCGTTACTGGGGAAGTCCACTGCATAGATGAAGGGTGCTTAGTTGAAGATGGGCATTGCATTAGAACTATTCATGCAGAGATGAATGCACTATTACAATGTGCTAAACAGGGCGTGTCTACAGAAGGTGCAACGATTTATGTGACGCATTTCCCTTGTTTAAACTGCACTAAATCTATAATACAAGCTGGCATTACGACGATTTATTATGCGGAAGATTATCATAATCATGCTTATGCATTAAAATTATTAGATCAACAAAATATTGAATATAAAAAAATTCCATTTAACCCTGAACACGTAGCGCAATATTTATTAAATAAATAG